In the genome of Streptomyces fagopyri, the window CAGTCGGCGGACAGTAGATCTGACGGCACGTCAGATAAAGATGTGGGGACGGTGAACCTCCTTGGAATTCGGGCTCTTTGTACAGGGATACGTGGGCAAGCGCGCCGAGACCGACCCGCTCGCGGAACACAAGGCGCTGATGGAGGAGACCGAGTACGTCATCCAGGCGGACAGGTCCGGCTTCAAGTACGCCTGGGCGTCCGAGCACCACTTCCTGGAGGAGTACTCGCACCTCTCGGCCAACGACGTCTACCTCGGGTATCTGGCGCACGCGACCGAGCGGATCCATCTGGGGTCGGGCATCTTCAACCCGCTCGCCCAGGTCAACCACCCGGTCAAGGTCGCCGAGAAGGTCGCCATGCTCGACCACCTCACCGGCAACCGCTTCGAGTTCGGCAGCGGCCGGGGCGCCGGCAGCCACGAGATCCTCGGCTTCATCCCCGGCGTCACCGACATGAACTACACCAAGGAGATCTGGGAGGAGACCATCGCCGAGTTCCCGAAGATGTGGCTCCAGGACGAGTACGTGGGCTTCCAGGGCAAGCACTGGCAGCTCCCGCCGCGCAAGATCCTGCCCAAGCCGTACGGGAAGTCGCACCCCGCCATGTGGTACGCCGCCGGGTCGCCGCCCTCGTACGCCATGGCCGCCCGCAAGGGGCTCGGCGTGCTCGGCTTCAGCGTGCAGAAGGTCTCCGACATGGAATGGGTCCTGGAGCAGTACAAGACGGCCGTCGTCGAGGCGGAACCCGTCGGGGACTTCGTCAACGACAACGTGATGGTGACGACCACCGCGATCTGCGCGCCCACGCACGAGGAGGCCATCCGGATCGCGGTCAGCGGCGGCCTGCACTACCTGCCCTCCCTCGTCTTCCGCTACCACGACACCTTCCCGCGCCCCGAGGGCTTCCCCGTCTGGCCCGAGACCCTCCCCGAGTACAACGAGGAGTTCATCGAGCTGCTGATCGCCGAGGAACTGCTGATCTGCGGCGACCCGGACGAGGTGCTCACCCAGTGCAAGCGGTGGGAGCAGGCGGGCGCCGACCAGCTCTCCTTCGGCCTGCCGGTCGGGGTCTCGCGCGAGTACACGCTCCAGACCATCGAGCTGATCGGCCGGCACGTGATCCCGAAGATCGACACGGACCCGGTGCACCGGACCACCCGGTTCCGCCAGGCTTCCTGAGGGGGCGGCCATGCTCGACCACGTCATCAGGGGCGCGACCGTCGTGGACGGCACGGGCGCGCCCGGCCGCCGGGCCGACGTAGGCGTCCGGGACGGCCGGATCGCCGTGATCGGCACGGTCACGCAGCCGTGCCGCACGAGCGAGGACGCCACGGGTCTCGTCCTCGCCCCCGGCTTCGTCGACCCGCACACCCACTACGACGCCCAGCTCTTCTGGGACCCGTACGCGACCCCGTCCCTGAACCACGGGGTCACCACCGTCGCGGGCGGCAACTGCGGCTTCACCCTCGCCCCGCTCCATCCCGAGCGGCCCGAGGACGCCGACTACACCCGGCGGATGATGTCCAAGGTCGAGGGCATGTCCCTGGTGGCCCTGGAGGAGGGCGCGCCCTGGAACTGGCACACCTTCGGCGAGTACCTGGACGCCCTGGAGGGGCGGATCGCCGTCAACGCCGGTTTCATGGTGGGCCACTGCGCGCTGCGACGGTACGTGATGGGCGCGGACGCGGTGGGCGGACAGCCGACCGGGGAGCAGCTGGCGCGGATGCTCACGCTGTTCCACGAGGCGATGGACGCCGGTGCCTGGGGCCTGTCCACCACCCAGTCCTCCACCCACTCCGACGGCGACGGGAATCCGGTCGCCTCACGGCACGCGCGCCCGGCCGAACTGCTGGCGCTCAGCCGTGCGGTGGGGGAGCACGAGGGCACCCAGATCGAGGCGATCACGGCCGGATGCCTCGACCAGTTCAGCGACGCGGAGATCGACCTCTTCGCCGAGATGAGCGCGGCGGCGGGGCGCCCGCTGAACTGGAACGTCCTGACGATCGACGCCGCCGTGCCCGAACGGGTGCCCAGGCAGTTGCTGGCGAGCGAACGGGCACGCAAGGCGGGCGGCCGGGTGGTGGCCCTCACCATGCCGATCCTCACCCCCATGAACATGTCGCTGGGCACCTTCTGCGCGCTGAACCTGATCCCCGGCTGGGGGCCGGTCCTCGCGCTGCCCGTGCCGGAGCGCGTCGCGCGGCTGCGCGACGCGGACGTACGGGCCGAGATGCTGCGCCGGGCCGGCTCGAAGGAAGCCGGTGTCTTCCGGCGGCTCGCCCACTTCGGGCGGTACGTCATCGGCGACACCTACAGCGCCGCGAACGAGGGGCTCACCGGACGCGTGGTCGGGGACATCGCGGCCGAGCGCGGCCAGGAGCCCTTCGAGTGCCTGGTCGAGATCTGCGCCGCCGACGGGCTGCGGACCGTGCTGTGGCCCATGCCCTCCGACAACGATCCCGACTCCTGGTCGCTGCGCGCCGAGACCTGGCAGCACCCGGACGTGCTGCTCGGCGGCTCGGACGCGGGCGCCCATCTGGACCGCATGTGCGGGGCCCCGTACACGACCCGGTTCCTCGGGGACTGTCTGCGCGGCCGGAGACTGGTGCCGCTGGAGCGGGCCGTGCGGATGCTGACGGACGACCCGGCGCGGCTCTTCGGGCTGCGCGAGCGCGGGCGGGTCGTCGAGGGG includes:
- a CDS encoding LLM class flavin-dependent oxidoreductase yields the protein MEFGLFVQGYVGKRAETDPLAEHKALMEETEYVIQADRSGFKYAWASEHHFLEEYSHLSANDVYLGYLAHATERIHLGSGIFNPLAQVNHPVKVAEKVAMLDHLTGNRFEFGSGRGAGSHEILGFIPGVTDMNYTKEIWEETIAEFPKMWLQDEYVGFQGKHWQLPPRKILPKPYGKSHPAMWYAAGSPPSYAMAARKGLGVLGFSVQKVSDMEWVLEQYKTAVVEAEPVGDFVNDNVMVTTTAICAPTHEEAIRIAVSGGLHYLPSLVFRYHDTFPRPEGFPVWPETLPEYNEEFIELLIAEELLICGDPDEVLTQCKRWEQAGADQLSFGLPVGVSREYTLQTIELIGRHVIPKIDTDPVHRTTRFRQAS
- a CDS encoding N-acyl-D-amino-acid deacylase family protein; protein product: MLDHVIRGATVVDGTGAPGRRADVGVRDGRIAVIGTVTQPCRTSEDATGLVLAPGFVDPHTHYDAQLFWDPYATPSLNHGVTTVAGGNCGFTLAPLHPERPEDADYTRRMMSKVEGMSLVALEEGAPWNWHTFGEYLDALEGRIAVNAGFMVGHCALRRYVMGADAVGGQPTGEQLARMLTLFHEAMDAGAWGLSTTQSSTHSDGDGNPVASRHARPAELLALSRAVGEHEGTQIEAITAGCLDQFSDAEIDLFAEMSAAAGRPLNWNVLTIDAAVPERVPRQLLASERARKAGGRVVALTMPILTPMNMSLGTFCALNLIPGWGPVLALPVPERVARLRDADVRAEMLRRAGSKEAGVFRRLAHFGRYVIGDTYSAANEGLTGRVVGDIAAERGQEPFECLVEICAADGLRTVLWPMPSDNDPDSWSLRAETWQHPDVLLGGSDAGAHLDRMCGAPYTTRFLGDCLRGRRLVPLERAVRMLTDDPARLFGLRERGRVVEGFHADLVLFDPERIDAGKATLVHDLPGDSPRLDSKAIGVRAVWVNGVEAIRDDTVTGAVPGKVLRSGRDTRTVSTR